From the genome of Pseudomonas sp. AB6, one region includes:
- a CDS encoding potassium transporter Kup: protein MGQAISQVEAEHHPAKPLSLLIAAVGVVYGDIGTSPLYTLQQVFTGGYGVQVDHVGVLGILALIFWSLIWVVSLKYVLFILRADNQGEGGIMALTALARRASSSYPKLRSTLVVFGLFGAALFYGDSMITPAISVLSAVEGLELAFKGVEHWVVPLSLVVLVGLFLIQRHGTARIGILFGPVMVIWFLVLAALGVYGIMQNPEVLKALNPIWAVRFFVAHPGIGVTILGAVVLSLTGAEALYADMGHFGRKPIARAWFALVLPALVLNYFGQGALLLDNPEAARNPFYLLAPSWALIPLVFLSTLATVIASQAVISGAFSMTLQAIQLGYIPRMHVQHTSSSSQGQIYIGAVNWSLMIGVILLVLGFESSTALASAYGVAVTGTMLITTILVAAVVLLLWKWPPLLAIPVLLCFLLVDGLFFAANVPKIVQGGAFPVLAGIVLFILMTTWKRGKQLLVERLEEGGLPLPIFISSIRVQPPHRVQGTAVFLTARPDAVPHALLHNLLHNQVLHEQVVLLTVVYEDSPRVPASRRFEVEAYGEGFYRVVLHFGFIDEPDVPAALKLCHLAELDFAPMRTTYFLSRETIIASKLDGMARWREALFAFMLKNANGNLRFFNLPFNRVIELGTQVEM from the coding sequence ATGGGTCAGGCAATTAGTCAGGTAGAGGCGGAGCATCATCCGGCAAAGCCGTTGAGTTTGTTGATTGCAGCCGTCGGGGTGGTCTACGGCGATATCGGCACCAGCCCGTTGTATACCCTTCAGCAGGTATTTACTGGGGGGTATGGGGTTCAAGTCGACCATGTGGGTGTGCTTGGTATTCTGGCGCTGATCTTCTGGTCGCTGATTTGGGTGGTTTCGCTTAAGTACGTGTTGTTCATTCTGCGTGCTGACAACCAGGGTGAAGGCGGAATCATGGCGTTGACCGCGCTGGCGCGTAGGGCGTCGTCTTCGTATCCAAAGTTGCGCAGTACTTTAGTGGTCTTCGGCTTGTTCGGTGCTGCGCTTTTCTACGGCGACAGCATGATTACCCCGGCCATCTCGGTACTGTCTGCTGTGGAAGGCCTGGAACTTGCGTTCAAAGGCGTCGAGCATTGGGTTGTGCCGCTGTCGCTAGTTGTACTGGTGGGATTATTTCTGATTCAGCGGCACGGTACGGCGCGGATCGGAATTTTGTTCGGTCCGGTGATGGTTATTTGGTTCCTGGTCTTGGCAGCGTTGGGTGTCTACGGAATCATGCAGAACCCCGAAGTGCTCAAAGCGCTTAACCCAATTTGGGCGGTGCGGTTCTTTGTGGCTCATCCGGGCATTGGCGTCACCATTCTGGGCGCAGTCGTTCTGTCACTGACGGGCGCTGAAGCACTGTATGCCGACATGGGGCACTTCGGTCGCAAGCCTATCGCCCGCGCATGGTTTGCATTGGTGTTGCCAGCGCTGGTGTTGAATTACTTTGGCCAAGGTGCGCTGTTGTTGGACAATCCCGAAGCCGCACGTAACCCGTTCTATCTGTTGGCGCCGAGCTGGGCGTTAATTCCGCTGGTTTTTTTATCGACATTGGCCACCGTAATTGCTTCGCAGGCAGTGATTTCGGGGGCTTTTTCCATGACGCTGCAGGCGATTCAACTCGGTTATATTCCCCGGATGCACGTTCAGCACACGTCCAGTTCCTCCCAAGGACAGATTTATATTGGTGCGGTGAACTGGTCACTGATGATCGGCGTGATTTTGCTGGTGCTCGGTTTTGAGTCCTCCACAGCGTTAGCCTCTGCCTACGGTGTTGCGGTGACTGGGACAATGTTGATCACCACGATTTTGGTCGCGGCAGTCGTTCTATTGTTGTGGAAATGGCCACCGCTGTTGGCGATACCGGTTTTGCTCTGTTTTCTGCTAGTCGATGGGCTGTTTTTTGCCGCAAACGTGCCAAAAATCGTACAAGGTGGCGCGTTCCCGGTATTGGCTGGGATTGTATTGTTCATCCTGATGACTACGTGGAAGCGTGGTAAGCAGTTGCTAGTCGAGCGGTTGGAGGAGGGTGGCCTGCCTCTGCCCATCTTTATCAGCAGTATTCGCGTACAGCCGCCCCATAGGGTGCAAGGAACGGCAGTGTTCCTGACTGCCCGTCCCGATGCTGTACCGCATGCCCTGTTGCATAACCTGTTGCACAACCAAGTACTTCACGAGCAAGTGGTTCTGCTGACGGTAGTCTATGAGGACTCCCCGCGAGTGCCGGCGAGCCGCCGATTTGAAGTTGAGGCCTACGGCGAAGGCTTTTACCGTGTGGTATTGCACTTTGGGTTCATCGATGAGCCGGACGTGCCAGCGGCGCTTAAGTTATGCCACCTGGCCGAGCTGGATTTCGCCCCGATGCGCACAACCTACTTCCTCAGCCGCGAGACGATCATTGCCTCCAAGTTGGATGGCATGGCCCGCTGGCGTGAGGCGCTGTTCGCCTTCATGCTGAAGAACGCCAACGGTAACCTTCGCTTCTTCAACCTGCCGTTTAACCGAGTGATTGAACTGGGTACCCAAGTCGAGATGTAG
- the rimO gene encoding 30S ribosomal protein S12 methylthiotransferase RimO — MSTVTTPSAPKVGFVSLGCPKALVDSERILTQLRMEGYEIVATYQDADVVVVNTCGFIDTAKAESLEVIGEALAENGKVIVTGCMGVEESAIRLVHPSVLSVTGPQQYEQVVMAVHDAAPPNLNHNPLIDLVPPQGIKLTPRHYAYLKISEGCNHSCSFCIIPSMRGKLVSRPVGDVLDEAQRLVKSGVKELLVISQDTSAYGVDIKYRTGFWNGQPVKTRMTELCEALSSLGVWVRLHYVYPYPHVDELIPLMAAGKILPYLDIPFQHASPRILKAMKRPAFEDKTLARIKNWREICPDLIIRSTFIVGFPGETEEDFQYLLEWLTEAQLDRVGCFQYSPVEGASANALGDHVPDEIKQDRWDRFMAHQQEISAARLQMKVGREIEVLIDEVDEHGGAVGRCFFDAPEIDGTVYIDSDQDLKPGDKVMCRVTEADEYDLWAETI, encoded by the coding sequence ATGTCCACCGTCACCACGCCGTCCGCCCCCAAGGTTGGCTTCGTTTCTCTGGGTTGCCCGAAGGCTCTGGTCGATTCCGAGCGTATCCTTACCCAGTTGCGCATGGAAGGCTACGAAATCGTCGCCACCTACCAAGACGCCGACGTGGTGGTGGTCAACACCTGCGGGTTTATCGACACAGCCAAAGCAGAATCTCTGGAAGTCATCGGCGAAGCCCTGGCTGAAAACGGCAAAGTGATCGTGACTGGCTGCATGGGCGTCGAAGAAAGCGCGATTCGTTTGGTCCACCCAAGCGTGCTGTCCGTCACCGGGCCGCAACAATACGAACAAGTGGTCATGGCCGTTCACGACGCCGCGCCGCCTAACCTCAATCACAACCCGCTGATTGATCTGGTGCCGCCGCAAGGCATCAAACTGACGCCGCGCCACTACGCCTACCTGAAGATTTCCGAAGGCTGCAACCACAGTTGCAGCTTCTGCATCATCCCGTCCATGCGCGGCAAACTGGTCAGCCGCCCGGTGGGCGATGTGTTGGACGAAGCTCAGCGCCTGGTCAAGTCCGGCGTAAAAGAGCTGTTGGTCATTTCTCAAGACACCAGCGCTTATGGCGTCGACATCAAGTACCGCACCGGTTTCTGGAATGGCCAACCAGTGAAAACCCGGATGACGGAGCTGTGCGAAGCCCTCAGTTCCTTGGGCGTTTGGGTGCGCCTGCACTACGTTTACCCTTACCCCCACGTGGACGAACTGATTCCGTTGATGGCCGCGGGAAAAATTCTGCCGTACCTCGACATCCCGTTCCAGCACGCCAGCCCTAGAATTCTCAAGGCCATGAAGCGTCCAGCCTTTGAAGATAAAACCCTGGCGCGGATCAAAAACTGGCGTGAAATCTGCCCAGACCTGATCATCCGCTCGACCTTTATCGTCGGCTTCCCGGGCGAAACCGAGGAAGATTTCCAATACCTGCTTGAATGGCTGACCGAAGCGCAACTCGACCGCGTAGGCTGCTTTCAATACTCGCCGGTTGAAGGCGCGTCAGCCAACGCCCTGGGCGATCACGTCCCGGATGAGATCAAGCAAGATCGCTGGGATCGCTTCATGGCGCATCAGCAAGAAATAAGCGCTGCTCGCCTGCAAATGAAAGTCGGCCGCGAAATCGAAGTGCTGATTGATGAGGTAGACGAACACGGCGGCGCCGTCGGTCGCTGCTTCTTCGATGCCCCGGAAATCGACGGCACCGTGTACATCGACAGCGACCAAGACCTTAAGCCGGGCGATAAAGTGATGTGCCGGGTGACCGAAGCTGACGAGTACGACTTGTGGGCTGAAACGATCTGA
- a CDS encoding DUF4123 domain-containing protein: MFGKVLHIVSHPTDIVRSGIQPQSLFSSNAKDCAHELGPGTHSRTALPDDIPWHQTVGLLLDAVQVEDLLKRLYQWVDSPCVNVLYLGTRFGALKDVSPCLVQIKGEYDPILAQFLENLDRHWGYLLISEGPWVQLVAHLRWLISIEHPSGQEMLLRIASTDVVDFPV, from the coding sequence TTGTTCGGAAAAGTCCTACATATCGTATCGCACCCTACCGACATCGTTAGATCAGGAATCCAGCCACAGTCGCTGTTTTCGTCAAATGCGAAGGATTGTGCGCATGAACTCGGCCCCGGCACACACTCACGAACTGCTCTGCCCGACGATATCCCTTGGCATCAAACTGTTGGCTTGCTGCTGGACGCGGTGCAGGTCGAGGATCTATTGAAGCGTCTGTATCAGTGGGTTGACTCTCCTTGCGTCAACGTACTTTACCTCGGTACCCGCTTTGGTGCGCTCAAGGACGTGTCGCCGTGTCTGGTTCAGATCAAAGGGGAATACGATCCAATACTTGCTCAGTTCCTGGAAAACCTTGATCGACACTGGGGTTATCTATTGATCAGTGAGGGGCCATGGGTACAGCTGGTGGCACATTTACGCTGGTTGATCAGCATCGAACATCCCTCGGGCCAAGAGATGCTGCTGCGGATTGCCTCCACGGACGTAGTAGATTTCCCTGTTTGA
- a CDS encoding 1-aminocyclopropane-1-carboxylate deaminase/D-cysteine desulfhydrase: MFPAIPNPPNAPLEPLHLPWLKRAGIEVAVLRLDLIDPLICGNKWFKLTHHLTAAAQAGAEGVISLGGAYSNHLHALAAAGKRFGFPTVGLLRGHALDSPTVNDLMAFGMRVHWLGYAGYRERHAPGFWLPWQKRYPQLHPIPEGGGGLPGALGCASLLNQVQEQISQVGWSDYHGWWLAAGTGTTLAGLVLAENGAHPVYGALAVPDDHGVAENVVAMLGQANAGYYLLDASRGGFAKTDPALLDFIVASEAESGLPLEPLYTGKALLALHDQVAAGMFPSGTRLIFVHTGGLQGRRAMQVYE; this comes from the coding sequence ATGTTCCCAGCAATTCCCAACCCGCCCAACGCACCCCTCGAACCCTTGCATCTGCCGTGGCTAAAGCGAGCAGGCATTGAGGTGGCGGTTTTGCGCCTGGACCTCATCGACCCGCTGATCTGCGGCAACAAATGGTTCAAGTTGACCCATCACCTGACCGCCGCTGCACAGGCCGGGGCCGAGGGCGTGATCAGTTTGGGCGGTGCGTATTCGAACCATTTGCACGCCTTGGCCGCTGCAGGCAAACGTTTCGGCTTTCCCACGGTGGGCCTGTTGCGCGGGCATGCGCTGGACTCGCCGACGGTCAACGATTTGATGGCGTTCGGCATGCGCGTGCATTGGTTGGGTTACGCCGGTTATCGCGAGCGCCACGCGCCGGGCTTTTGGTTGCCATGGCAAAAACGCTATCCGCAGTTGCATCCGATTCCAGAAGGCGGCGGTGGCCTGCCCGGTGCCTTGGGTTGTGCGTCATTACTGAATCAGGTACAGGAGCAGATCAGTCAAGTAGGCTGGAGCGACTACCATGGCTGGTGGCTGGCGGCAGGTACCGGCACTACGTTAGCTGGATTAGTATTGGCCGAAAATGGTGCGCATCCGGTTTACGGCGCGCTGGCCGTGCCGGATGACCACGGTGTGGCTGAAAACGTCGTTGCGATGCTTGGACAAGCCAACGCGGGTTATTACCTGCTCGACGCCAGTCGCGGCGGATTTGCCAAAACCGATCCGGCCCTGCTGGACTTCATCGTCGCCAGCGAAGCGGAAAGTGGCCTGCCGTTAGAGCCGCTGTATACCGGCAAAGCGCTGCTGGCGCTGCACGATCAGGTCGCGGCGGGAATGTTTCCCTCTGGCACGCGATTGATCTTCGTGCACACCGGTGGTTTGCAGGGGCGAAGGGCGATGCAGGTTTACGAATGA
- a CDS encoding NADPH-dependent 2,4-dienoyl-CoA reductase, protein MSAALYPHLLAPLDLGFTTLRNRTLMGSMHTGLEEKPGGFERMAAYFAERARGGVGLIVTGGIGPNDEGGVYSGAAKLTTVEEAAKHRIVTQAVHEAGGKICMQILHAGRYAYSPKQVAPSAIQAPINPFKPKELDEEGIEKQIQDFVTCSTLAQIAEYDGVEIMGSEGYFINQFLAVHTNHRTDRWGGSYENRMRLPVEIVRRVRKAVGPNFIIIFRLSMLDLVAGGSVWEEVVQLAQAIEQAGATIINTGIGWHEARIPTIATKVPRAAFSKVTAKLRGSVKIPLITTNRINTPEVAEQILSDGDADMVSMARPFLADADFVNKAAAGRSDEINTCIGCNQACLDHTFGGKLTSCLVNPRACHETELNYLPTKLIKKIAVIGAGPAGLAASTVAAERGHQVTLFDSASEIGGQFNIAKRVPGKEEFSETLRYFARKLQTTGVEVCLNTRVAVSDLIGAGYDEIILATGIAPRTPAIPGVEHAKVLNYLDVILERKPVGKSVAVIGAGGIGFDVCEYLVHQGVSTSLDRTAFWKEWGIDVALEARGGVAGIKAEPHAPARQVFLLQRKASKVGDGLGKTTGWIHRTGLKNKHVQMLNGVEYLKIDDAGLHIRIGEGEPQILPVDNIVICAGQDPLRELYDGLIEAGQNVHLIGGADIAAELDAKRAINQGSRLAAEL, encoded by the coding sequence ATGTCCGCCGCCTTGTACCCGCATCTGTTGGCCCCGCTGGACCTCGGCTTTACCACGTTGCGCAACCGCACGTTGATGGGTTCGATGCACACCGGGCTTGAGGAAAAGCCCGGCGGATTTGAACGCATGGCTGCTTATTTTGCCGAACGCGCGCGCGGCGGTGTCGGCCTGATCGTTACCGGCGGTATCGGTCCCAATGACGAGGGCGGGGTATATTCCGGCGCGGCCAAGTTGACCACGGTCGAGGAGGCTGCAAAACACCGCATCGTTACCCAAGCGGTGCATGAAGCGGGCGGCAAGATCTGCATGCAGATTCTCCACGCTGGGCGTTATGCCTACAGCCCGAAACAAGTAGCGCCGAGTGCGATTCAGGCGCCGATCAATCCGTTCAAGCCCAAAGAGCTGGACGAGGAAGGCATTGAGAAACAGATTCAGGATTTCGTCACCTGTTCGACCTTGGCGCAAATCGCCGAATACGACGGTGTCGAAATCATGGGCTCGGAAGGTTATTTCATTAACCAATTTCTTGCCGTCCACACCAACCACCGCACCGACCGTTGGGGTGGAAGTTACGAAAATCGCATGCGCCTACCGGTGGAAATCGTCCGCCGGGTGCGCAAGGCGGTAGGCCCGAATTTCATCATCATTTTTCGCCTGTCGATGCTGGACCTGGTCGCTGGCGGTAGCGTCTGGGAAGAAGTCGTGCAGCTGGCGCAGGCCATCGAGCAAGCGGGCGCCACTATTATCAACACTGGTATTGGCTGGCACGAAGCGCGGATCCCGACTATCGCCACTAAGGTGCCGCGCGCGGCCTTCAGCAAAGTCACGGCCAAATTGCGCGGCTCGGTGAAGATCCCGCTAATCACCACCAACCGTATCAACACCCCGGAAGTCGCTGAGCAGATCCTCAGTGATGGCGACGCTGACATGGTTTCCATGGCGCGACCCTTCTTGGCGGACGCAGATTTCGTCAACAAGGCCGCGGCCGGGCGCAGCGACGAAATCAACACCTGTATCGGCTGCAACCAAGCCTGTTTGGACCACACCTTCGGTGGCAAGCTCACCAGTTGCCTGGTCAATCCACGGGCGTGTCACGAAACGGAACTCAATTACTTGCCGACAAAGCTAATTAAAAAAATCGCGGTGATCGGTGCCGGTCCTGCGGGATTGGCGGCGTCAACGGTGGCTGCAGAGCGCGGGCATCAGGTGACGTTGTTTGATTCGGCCAGCGAAATTGGTGGGCAGTTCAACATTGCCAAGCGTGTACCGGGCAAAGAAGAGTTCTCTGAAACCCTGCGTTATTTTGCGCGCAAGCTGCAAACCACCGGGGTTGAGGTGTGCCTGAACACACGGGTAGCGGTCAGCGATTTAATCGGGGCTGGCTATGACGAAATTATTCTGGCCACAGGTATTGCGCCACGTACACCGGCCATTCCCGGTGTCGAGCATGCCAAAGTGCTTAATTACCTCGACGTGATTCTGGAACGTAAACCCGTCGGCAAAAGCGTCGCGGTGATTGGTGCCGGTGGGATTGGCTTCGACGTCTGCGAATACCTGGTGCATCAAGGCGTCTCCACCAGTCTTGACCGCACGGCATTCTGGAAAGAGTGGGGCATCGACGTTGCTCTGGAAGCCCGAGGTGGCGTGGCCGGTATCAAAGCCGAGCCGCATGCGCCTGCACGTCAGGTGTTCCTGTTGCAGCGCAAGGCCTCCAAAGTCGGCGACGGCTTGGGTAAAACCACCGGCTGGATTCACCGCACCGGCTTGAAGAACAAGCACGTGCAAATGCTCAACGGCGTCGAATACCTGAAAATTGACGACGCTGGCCTGCACATTCGCATCGGTGAAGGCGAGCCGCAGATTTTGCCTGTGGATAACATCGTCATCTGTGCGGGGCAGGACCCGTTGCGTGAACTGTATGACGGGCTCATTGAGGCCGGCCAGAATGTGCACTTGATCGGCGGCGCAGACATTGCCGCTGAACTGGATGCCAAGCGGGCGATCAATCAGGGCTCGCGTTTGGCTGCGGAGCTGTAA
- a CDS encoding carbon-nitrogen hydrolase family protein: MHKTFNFLVGLLLIAMIISYAVWTGQRPVGLYLSDLRIQLTVNEGQPREHGNLLGIQTELSPSDYQSRDHLRRKLAAYLQQARDLGLINSKTIVILPEHVGTWLFVSGEKDQLYQSTTVKEAMNWLSVSNPLRFLYALYQAKGRNRFDDAYLRMNAQAMARDYQTLFGGLAKTFGVTLVAGSIVLPDPSISEGQLHIGSGALYNSSVVFGSDGLPIGQPQRQVYPSFTERDYIKPAANTDLNVIDTPAGRLGVLVGSDSWYPDNYAQLNAKGAELIAVPAFVAGNGLWSKPWRGFRSASTPASTSLKPGEISEGDAWHQLTLTGVEPASTAHAGLSVFMRGQFWDKGSSGHSFASRHSLTGGDQFSDDQPGHIARLINLWL; the protein is encoded by the coding sequence TTGCATAAAACCTTCAATTTTCTCGTTGGCCTGCTGCTGATCGCGATGATCATCAGCTACGCCGTCTGGACCGGGCAGCGCCCGGTGGGCCTCTATCTCTCCGATTTGCGCATTCAACTGACGGTGAATGAAGGTCAACCCCGCGAGCACGGCAACTTGTTGGGTATCCAGACGGAACTGTCGCCCAGTGACTATCAAAGCCGCGACCATTTAAGACGCAAACTTGCTGCCTATCTTCAGCAAGCCCGCGATCTAGGACTGATCAACAGCAAAACCATCGTGATTCTGCCCGAGCATGTAGGCACTTGGCTGTTTGTCAGCGGCGAAAAGGATCAGCTGTATCAATCGACCACGGTCAAGGAGGCAATGAATTGGCTATCGGTGAGTAATCCGCTGCGATTCCTTTACGCGCTTTATCAGGCCAAGGGACGTAACCGATTCGATGATGCTTATTTGCGGATGAATGCCCAGGCCATGGCGAGGGATTACCAGACGCTATTTGGTGGCTTGGCTAAAACGTTTGGTGTGACCTTGGTGGCGGGCTCTATTGTGCTGCCAGACCCCAGTATCAGCGAGGGCCAACTGCATATCGGGTCCGGTGCGCTTTACAACAGCAGCGTAGTATTTGGCAGTGACGGCTTGCCTATCGGCCAACCCCAGCGCCAGGTATACCCAAGCTTCACCGAACGCGACTACATCAAACCGGCAGCAAACACCGATTTAAATGTCATTGACACACCTGCCGGACGACTTGGAGTGTTGGTGGGTAGCGACAGCTGGTACCCAGACAACTACGCACAATTGAACGCCAAAGGTGCCGAGCTGATCGCGGTACCTGCTTTTGTGGCTGGCAACGGTCTGTGGTCCAAACCGTGGAGGGGGTTTCGCAGCGCATCGACCCCCGCCAGCACCAGCCTCAAACCAGGAGAAATCAGCGAAGGTGACGCTTGGCACCAACTAACGCTAACTGGGGTTGAGCCAGCCAGCACTGCACATGCGGGACTCAGTGTCTTCATGCGTGGTCAGTTCTGGGATAAAGGCAGTTCCGGTCATAGTTTCGCCAGTCGCCATAGCCTGACCGGTGGCGATCAATTCAGCGACGATCAGCCAGGGCATATCGCTCGCCTGATCAACCTGTGGCTATAG
- a CDS encoding AraC family transcriptional regulator, translated as MTSLRVRLGDLSVGFVHSLADAVRCYGQDPQPLLEQYGLDPARLAELGARLSIPRYMRLGHAAIQLTGEPGLGLRMGQLSRISQVGLAGVTAAQAPTVREAARCLIRFEALYGSNYRGQSSFHEDAGGAWLRFYSISPYNAYNRFVVDSILASWIQQLSTLSGHPLLAEKIEIEFSEPPYVEAYGYLSDNAVSFGAELNQLRLSQTSLALRNPEHCPSTWRHLLVLCEKELEQLTRTRSLRERITQLLGPLLSGGREPDLEEVAARLKLPTWTLRRKLAEEGTQFRAILNDTRRDLAMTYIRDTELAFGEIAYLLGFASAEAFQRAFKRWNEQTPGEFRRSQRQAG; from the coding sequence ATGACGTCACTACGGGTGCGTTTAGGGGACTTGTCTGTCGGCTTTGTTCATAGCCTGGCAGACGCCGTGCGATGCTATGGCCAAGACCCGCAGCCACTGCTCGAGCAATACGGCCTGGACCCTGCGCGCTTGGCTGAGCTAGGCGCGCGACTGTCGATCCCGCGTTACATGCGTTTGGGCCATGCTGCGATCCAACTGACGGGTGAGCCAGGATTGGGTTTACGCATGGGTCAATTAAGCCGTATCAGCCAAGTCGGATTGGCCGGCGTTACCGCCGCCCAAGCGCCCACCGTGCGTGAGGCGGCTCGCTGCCTTATTCGCTTTGAAGCATTGTATGGCTCCAACTATCGCGGGCAATCCAGCTTTCATGAGGATGCCGGTGGCGCGTGGTTGCGCTTTTACTCCATCAGCCCCTACAACGCCTACAACCGCTTCGTCGTGGACTCGATTCTGGCGAGTTGGATTCAGCAACTGTCGACCCTTTCAGGCCACCCTTTGTTGGCTGAAAAAATCGAAATCGAATTTTCGGAGCCACCTTATGTGGAGGCGTACGGTTATTTAAGCGACAACGCAGTGAGTTTTGGAGCTGAACTGAACCAGTTACGCTTAAGCCAAACAAGCCTGGCGTTGCGTAATCCGGAACATTGCCCCAGCACGTGGCGGCATTTGCTGGTGTTGTGCGAAAAGGAATTAGAGCAATTGACTCGCACTCGGAGCTTGCGTGAACGCATCACTCAATTACTTGGGCCATTGTTGAGCGGAGGACGAGAACCGGATCTGGAGGAAGTGGCCGCACGGCTGAAGCTGCCGACCTGGACCTTGCGCCGCAAGCTGGCCGAAGAAGGCACGCAGTTTCGAGCTATTTTGAATGACACGCGTCGCGACTTGGCGATGACGTATATCCGCGACACCGAACTGGCTTTTGGAGAAATAGCTTATTTGCTGGGCTTTGCCTCCGCCGAGGCGTTTCAACGTGCGTTCAAACGCTGGAACGAGCAAACACCCGGAGAGTTCCGCCGCAGCCAACGTCAAGCCGGTTGA
- the ilvA gene encoding threonine ammonia-lyase, biosynthetic, translated as MLKHYVKKILTSRVYDVAVETPLQAARQLSERLGNAVLLKREDLQPVFSFKIRGAYNKLTLLSEAELARGVVTASAGNHAQGLALAAKVLGVKATIVMPKTTPEIKVEGVRSRGGIVVLHGDSFPEALAFSLKLVDEKGYVYVHPYDDPDTIAGQGTVAMEILRQQPGRLDAIFVPVGGGGLIAGIAAYVKYLRPDIKVIGVEPDDSNCLQAAMAAGERVVLSQVGLFADGVAVAQIGQHTFDICKDYVDEVITVSTDEICAAIKDIYDDTRSITEPAGALGVAGIKKYVELYGVSGQTLVAIDSGANVNFDRLRHVAERAELGEGREAIIAVTIPEKPGSFKAFCEAIGKRQITEFNYRYHTDREAHIFVGVQTHPDTDPRAALLASLTAQGFPVLDLTDNELAKLHIRHMVGGHAARVSDEVVFRFEFPERPGALFNFLDKLGGQWNISMFHYRNHGAADGRVVAGLVVPENERHLIPAALAEIGYPYWDESENPAYKLFLG; from the coding sequence CTGCTCAAGCATTACGTCAAAAAAATCCTCACCTCGCGCGTTTACGACGTAGCCGTTGAAACCCCGTTGCAGGCCGCTCGCCAGCTTTCCGAGCGCCTGGGCAATGCGGTACTGCTTAAGCGCGAAGACTTGCAGCCGGTGTTCTCGTTCAAAATTCGCGGCGCTTACAACAAACTCACGTTGCTCAGCGAAGCCGAGTTGGCCCGGGGCGTCGTCACGGCGTCGGCGGGTAACCATGCGCAAGGCTTGGCATTGGCGGCCAAGGTACTGGGCGTCAAAGCCACCATCGTCATGCCCAAAACCACTCCCGAGATCAAGGTCGAAGGCGTGCGCTCGCGAGGCGGCATCGTGGTGTTGCACGGCGACTCGTTCCCCGAAGCACTGGCATTTTCGCTGAAACTGGTCGATGAAAAAGGCTACGTCTACGTTCATCCGTATGACGATCCTGACACCATCGCCGGCCAAGGCACCGTGGCAATGGAGATTCTGCGTCAACAGCCGGGGCGTTTAGACGCGATTTTTGTGCCGGTGGGCGGCGGCGGTTTGATTGCGGGCATCGCGGCCTACGTTAAATACTTGCGGCCAGACATCAAGGTCATCGGCGTCGAACCGGACGATTCCAACTGCCTGCAAGCGGCCATGGCGGCCGGTGAACGCGTGGTCTTGAGTCAGGTCGGGTTGTTTGCCGACGGCGTGGCCGTGGCGCAGATCGGTCAGCACACCTTCGACATCTGCAAAGATTATGTCGACGAAGTGATCACCGTCAGCACCGATGAAATCTGTGCGGCGATCAAAGACATCTACGACGATACTCGCTCCATCACCGAGCCTGCGGGCGCACTGGGTGTGGCCGGGATCAAGAAGTACGTCGAACTGTATGGCGTCAGCGGGCAAACCCTGGTGGCCATTGATTCAGGCGCCAACGTCAACTTCGACCGCCTGCGCCACGTGGCCGAGCGCGCTGAGCTAGGTGAGGGCCGCGAAGCGATCATTGCCGTGACCATTCCCGAAAAGCCGGGCAGCTTCAAGGCGTTCTGCGAAGCCATCGGCAAACGCCAGATCACCGAGTTCAACTACCGCTACCATACCGACCGGGAGGCCCACATCTTCGTTGGTGTGCAAACTCACCCGGATACCGACCCGCGCGCTGCGCTGCTCGCCAGCTTGACTGCGCAGGGCTTTCCAGTGCTGGATTTAACCGATAACGAGCTGGCGAAACTGCATATTCGTCACATGGTCGGCGGCCACGCGGCGCGGGTCAGTGATGAAGTGGTGTTCCGTTTCGAGTTCCCGGAGCGACCGGGTGCGCTGTTCAATTTCCTCGACAAACTCGGCGGGCAGTGGAATATCTCGATGTTCCACTACCGCAACCACGGCGCGGCGGACGGCCGAGTGGTGGCTGGGTTGGTGGTTCCGGAAAACGAGCGGCACCTGATTCCGGCGGCGTTGGCGGAAATCGGCTACCCGTATTGGGATGAAAGCGAAAACCCGGCTTACAAGCTGTTCCTCGGATAG